Proteins found in one Cricetulus griseus strain 17A/GY chromosome X, alternate assembly CriGri-PICRH-1.0, whole genome shotgun sequence genomic segment:
- the Maged1 gene encoding melanoma-associated antigen D1 isoform X1 produces the protein MAQKPDGGAGLRGYQAEASVEDSALLVQTLMEAIQISEAPPTNQATAAASGQNVSPQSSQPPTANQVADTGVSTAAARPKTGFRAQNTFSKGPNDFSHARNAKEMSKNQSKAAYKSHNGTSKGPNAASNFSHGATTGKSAAKKSEIAFKVQNTTTKAGPGATYNFSQSPSANEMINNQPKTATKAWNDTTKVPAADAQIQNVNQAKMANVGTSPGISETGGAAAQTSADGSQAQNVESRTIIRGKRTRKINNLNVEENSSGDQRRASLASGNWRSAPVPVTTQNPPGAPPNVLWQTPLAWQNPSGWQNQTARQAQPARQNPPARQTATAWQNPVAWQNPVIWPNPVIWQNPVIWPNPIVWPGPIVWPNPMAWQNAPGWQTPPSWQAPPSWQGPQDWQGPPDWQIPPDWSLPPDWSFSTDWPFPPDWIPADWPIPPDWQNLRPSPNLRSTPNARASQNQGAPQPRDVALLQERANKLVKYLMLKDYTKVPIKRSEMLRDIIREYTDVYPEIIERACFVLEKKFGIQLKEIDKEEHLYILISTPESLAGILGTTKDTPKLGLLLVILGIIFMNGNRASEAVLWEALRKMGLRPGVRHPLLGDLRKLLTYEFVKQKYLDYRRVPNSNPPEYEFLWGLRSYHETSKMKVLRFIAEVQKRDPRDWTAQFMEAADEALDALDAAAAEAEARAEARTRMGIGDEAVSGPWSWDDIEFELLTWDEEGDFGDPWSRIPFTFWARYHQNARSRFPQAFTGPIIGPSGTATANFAANFGAIGFFWVE, from the exons ATGGCTCAGAAACCGGACGGCGGTGCAGGCCTCCGCGGCTACCAG GCTGAGGCCTCTGTAGAAGACAGCGCCTTGCTTGTGCAGACCTTGATGGAAGCCATCCAGATCTCCGAGGCTCCACCCACCAACCAGGCCACAGCAGCTGCCAGTGGGCAGAATGTTAGTCCCCAGAGTTCACAGCCCCCAACTGCCAATCAGGTGGCTGATACTGGGGTTTCAACAGCAGCTGCTAGGCCTAAGACAGGCTTTAGAGCCCAGAATACCTTCTCAAAGGGTCCAAATGATTTCTCTCACGCACGTAATGCCAAGGAGATGTCCAAGAACCAGTCTAAGGCGGCCTATAAGTCACATAATGGCACCTCTAAAGGGCCAAATGCTGCCTCTAATTTTTCCCACGGAGCAACCACAGGCAAATCAGCAGCTAAAAAGTCTGAAATAGCCTTTAAGGTCCAGAATACCACTACTAAGGCAGGCCCTGGTGCCACCTACAATTTCTCTCAGTCTCCCAGTGCCAATGAGATGATCAACAACCAGCCTAAGACAGCTACTAAGGCTTGGAATGATACCACTAAGGTCCCTGCAGCTGATGCCCAGATCCAGAATGTAAACCAGGCCAAAATGGCTAATGTAGGGACCAGCCCAGGTATCTCTGAAACTGGTGGTGCAGCTGCACAGACCTCAGCCGATGGCTCCCAGGCTCAGAATGTGGAGTCTCGGACTATAATTCGGGGCAAGAGGACCCGCAAG ATTAATAACTTGAATGTGGAAGAGAACAGCAGTGGGGATCAAAGGCGGGCCTCACTAGCTTCAGGGAACTGGAGGTCTGCTCCAGTTCCGGTGACCACTCAGAACCCACCTGGCGCACCCCCCAATGTGCTGTGGCAGACCCCACTGGCTTGGCAGAACCCATCAGGCTGGCAAAACCAGACAGCCAGGCAGGCCCAACCAGCACGTCAGAATCCCCCAGCTAGGCAGACAGCAACAGCTTGGCAGAACCCAGTTGCATGGCAGAATCCAGTGATCTGGCCTAACCCAGTGATCTGGCAGAATCCAGTGATCTGGCCAAACCCCATTGTCTGGCCTGGTCCAATTGTGTGGCCAAACCCAATGGCCTGGCAGAATGCACCTGGATGGCAGACCCCACCTAGTTGGCAGGCTCCACCCAGTTGGCAGGGCCCTCAAGATTGGCAAGGCCCTCCAGATTGGCAGATACCCCCTGATTGGTCATTGCCCCCTGACTGGTCATTTTCCACTGACTGGCCTTTTCCACCTGACTGGATCCCTGCCGATTGGCCGATTCCACCTGACTGGCAGAACTTACGACCCTCACCTAATCTGAGATCCACCCCAAACGCCCGTGCCTCACAGAACCAGGGTGCTCCCCAGCCCCGAGATGTGGCCCTTCTTCAGGAAAGA gCAAATAAGTTGGTCAAGTACCTGATGCTTAAAGACTACACAAAGGTGCCCATCAAGCGCTCTG AAATGCTGAGGGATATCATCCGAGAATACACTGATGTTTATCCAGAAATCATTGAACGCGCCTGCTTTGTCCTGGAGAAG AAATTTGGAATCCAGCTGAAGGAAATTGACAAAGAAGAGCATCTGTACATTCTCATCAGTACCCCTGAGTCCCTGGCTGGCATACTGGGAAC GACCAAAGACACGCCCAAGCTGGGCCTCCTCTTAGTGATTCTGGGCATTATCTTCATGAATGGCAACCGTGCCAGTGAGG CTGTCCTTTGGGAGGCACTACGCAAGATGGGACTACGTCCTGG GGTCCGACATCCCCTCCTTGGTGATCTGAGAAAACTTCTGACTTACGAGTTTGTAAAGCAGAA ATACCTGGATTACAGACGAGTGCCCAACAGCAACCCTCCTGAGTATGAGTTCCTCTGGGGCCTCCGTTCCTACCATGAGACTAGCAAGATGAAAGTGCTGAGATTCATTGCAGAG GTTCAGAAGAGAGACCCTCGTGACTGGACTGCACAGTTCATGGAAGCTGCAGATGAAGCATTGGATGCTCTGGATGCTGCtgcagctgaggcagaggcccGTGCTGAAGCACGAACCCGCATGGGAATCGGAGATGAGGCTGTGTCTGGGCCCTGGAGCTGGGATGACATCGAGTTTGAGCTGCTGACCTGGGATGAGGAAGGAGATTTTGGAGATCCTTGGTCCAGAATCCCCTTTACCTTCTGGGCCCGATACCACCAGAATGCCCGCTCCCGATTTCCTCAGGCCTTTACTGGCCCCATTATTGGCCCCAGTGGTACCGCTACTGCCAACTTTGCCGCCAACTTCGGTGCCATTGGCTTCTTCTGGGTTGAGTAA
- the Maged1 gene encoding melanoma-associated antigen D1 isoform X2, with protein MAQKPDGGAGLRGYQAEASVEDSALLVQTLMEAIQISEAPPTNQATAAASGQNVSPQSSQPPTANQINNLNVEENSSGDQRRASLASGNWRSAPVPVTTQNPPGAPPNVLWQTPLAWQNPSGWQNQTARQAQPARQNPPARQTATAWQNPVAWQNPVIWPNPVIWQNPVIWPNPIVWPGPIVWPNPMAWQNAPGWQTPPSWQAPPSWQGPQDWQGPPDWQIPPDWSLPPDWSFSTDWPFPPDWIPADWPIPPDWQNLRPSPNLRSTPNARASQNQGAPQPRDVALLQERANKLVKYLMLKDYTKVPIKRSEMLRDIIREYTDVYPEIIERACFVLEKKFGIQLKEIDKEEHLYILISTPESLAGILGTTKDTPKLGLLLVILGIIFMNGNRASEAVLWEALRKMGLRPGVRHPLLGDLRKLLTYEFVKQKYLDYRRVPNSNPPEYEFLWGLRSYHETSKMKVLRFIAEVQKRDPRDWTAQFMEAADEALDALDAAAAEAEARAEARTRMGIGDEAVSGPWSWDDIEFELLTWDEEGDFGDPWSRIPFTFWARYHQNARSRFPQAFTGPIIGPSGTATANFAANFGAIGFFWVE; from the exons ATGGCTCAGAAACCGGACGGCGGTGCAGGCCTCCGCGGCTACCAG GCTGAGGCCTCTGTAGAAGACAGCGCCTTGCTTGTGCAGACCTTGATGGAAGCCATCCAGATCTCCGAGGCTCCACCCACCAACCAGGCCACAGCAGCTGCCAGTGGGCAGAATGTTAGTCCCCAGAGTTCACAGCCCCCAACTGCCAATCAG ATTAATAACTTGAATGTGGAAGAGAACAGCAGTGGGGATCAAAGGCGGGCCTCACTAGCTTCAGGGAACTGGAGGTCTGCTCCAGTTCCGGTGACCACTCAGAACCCACCTGGCGCACCCCCCAATGTGCTGTGGCAGACCCCACTGGCTTGGCAGAACCCATCAGGCTGGCAAAACCAGACAGCCAGGCAGGCCCAACCAGCACGTCAGAATCCCCCAGCTAGGCAGACAGCAACAGCTTGGCAGAACCCAGTTGCATGGCAGAATCCAGTGATCTGGCCTAACCCAGTGATCTGGCAGAATCCAGTGATCTGGCCAAACCCCATTGTCTGGCCTGGTCCAATTGTGTGGCCAAACCCAATGGCCTGGCAGAATGCACCTGGATGGCAGACCCCACCTAGTTGGCAGGCTCCACCCAGTTGGCAGGGCCCTCAAGATTGGCAAGGCCCTCCAGATTGGCAGATACCCCCTGATTGGTCATTGCCCCCTGACTGGTCATTTTCCACTGACTGGCCTTTTCCACCTGACTGGATCCCTGCCGATTGGCCGATTCCACCTGACTGGCAGAACTTACGACCCTCACCTAATCTGAGATCCACCCCAAACGCCCGTGCCTCACAGAACCAGGGTGCTCCCCAGCCCCGAGATGTGGCCCTTCTTCAGGAAAGA gCAAATAAGTTGGTCAAGTACCTGATGCTTAAAGACTACACAAAGGTGCCCATCAAGCGCTCTG AAATGCTGAGGGATATCATCCGAGAATACACTGATGTTTATCCAGAAATCATTGAACGCGCCTGCTTTGTCCTGGAGAAG AAATTTGGAATCCAGCTGAAGGAAATTGACAAAGAAGAGCATCTGTACATTCTCATCAGTACCCCTGAGTCCCTGGCTGGCATACTGGGAAC GACCAAAGACACGCCCAAGCTGGGCCTCCTCTTAGTGATTCTGGGCATTATCTTCATGAATGGCAACCGTGCCAGTGAGG CTGTCCTTTGGGAGGCACTACGCAAGATGGGACTACGTCCTGG GGTCCGACATCCCCTCCTTGGTGATCTGAGAAAACTTCTGACTTACGAGTTTGTAAAGCAGAA ATACCTGGATTACAGACGAGTGCCCAACAGCAACCCTCCTGAGTATGAGTTCCTCTGGGGCCTCCGTTCCTACCATGAGACTAGCAAGATGAAAGTGCTGAGATTCATTGCAGAG GTTCAGAAGAGAGACCCTCGTGACTGGACTGCACAGTTCATGGAAGCTGCAGATGAAGCATTGGATGCTCTGGATGCTGCtgcagctgaggcagaggcccGTGCTGAAGCACGAACCCGCATGGGAATCGGAGATGAGGCTGTGTCTGGGCCCTGGAGCTGGGATGACATCGAGTTTGAGCTGCTGACCTGGGATGAGGAAGGAGATTTTGGAGATCCTTGGTCCAGAATCCCCTTTACCTTCTGGGCCCGATACCACCAGAATGCCCGCTCCCGATTTCCTCAGGCCTTTACTGGCCCCATTATTGGCCCCAGTGGTACCGCTACTGCCAACTTTGCCGCCAACTTCGGTGCCATTGGCTTCTTCTGGGTTGAGTAA
- the Maged1 gene encoding melanoma-associated antigen D1 isoform X3 gives MAQKPDGGAGLRGYQAEASVEDSALLVQTLMEAIQISEAPPTNQATAAASGQNINNLNVEENSSGDQRRASLASGNWRSAPVPVTTQNPPGAPPNVLWQTPLAWQNPSGWQNQTARQAQPARQNPPARQTATAWQNPVAWQNPVIWPNPVIWQNPVIWPNPIVWPGPIVWPNPMAWQNAPGWQTPPSWQAPPSWQGPQDWQGPPDWQIPPDWSLPPDWSFSTDWPFPPDWIPADWPIPPDWQNLRPSPNLRSTPNARASQNQGAPQPRDVALLQERANKLVKYLMLKDYTKVPIKRSEMLRDIIREYTDVYPEIIERACFVLEKKFGIQLKEIDKEEHLYILISTPESLAGILGTTKDTPKLGLLLVILGIIFMNGNRASEAVLWEALRKMGLRPGVRHPLLGDLRKLLTYEFVKQKYLDYRRVPNSNPPEYEFLWGLRSYHETSKMKVLRFIAEVQKRDPRDWTAQFMEAADEALDALDAAAAEAEARAEARTRMGIGDEAVSGPWSWDDIEFELLTWDEEGDFGDPWSRIPFTFWARYHQNARSRFPQAFTGPIIGPSGTATANFAANFGAIGFFWVE, from the exons ATGGCTCAGAAACCGGACGGCGGTGCAGGCCTCCGCGGCTACCAG GCTGAGGCCTCTGTAGAAGACAGCGCCTTGCTTGTGCAGACCTTGATGGAAGCCATCCAGATCTCCGAGGCTCCACCCACCAACCAGGCCACAGCAGCTGCCAGTGGGCAGAAT ATTAATAACTTGAATGTGGAAGAGAACAGCAGTGGGGATCAAAGGCGGGCCTCACTAGCTTCAGGGAACTGGAGGTCTGCTCCAGTTCCGGTGACCACTCAGAACCCACCTGGCGCACCCCCCAATGTGCTGTGGCAGACCCCACTGGCTTGGCAGAACCCATCAGGCTGGCAAAACCAGACAGCCAGGCAGGCCCAACCAGCACGTCAGAATCCCCCAGCTAGGCAGACAGCAACAGCTTGGCAGAACCCAGTTGCATGGCAGAATCCAGTGATCTGGCCTAACCCAGTGATCTGGCAGAATCCAGTGATCTGGCCAAACCCCATTGTCTGGCCTGGTCCAATTGTGTGGCCAAACCCAATGGCCTGGCAGAATGCACCTGGATGGCAGACCCCACCTAGTTGGCAGGCTCCACCCAGTTGGCAGGGCCCTCAAGATTGGCAAGGCCCTCCAGATTGGCAGATACCCCCTGATTGGTCATTGCCCCCTGACTGGTCATTTTCCACTGACTGGCCTTTTCCACCTGACTGGATCCCTGCCGATTGGCCGATTCCACCTGACTGGCAGAACTTACGACCCTCACCTAATCTGAGATCCACCCCAAACGCCCGTGCCTCACAGAACCAGGGTGCTCCCCAGCCCCGAGATGTGGCCCTTCTTCAGGAAAGA gCAAATAAGTTGGTCAAGTACCTGATGCTTAAAGACTACACAAAGGTGCCCATCAAGCGCTCTG AAATGCTGAGGGATATCATCCGAGAATACACTGATGTTTATCCAGAAATCATTGAACGCGCCTGCTTTGTCCTGGAGAAG AAATTTGGAATCCAGCTGAAGGAAATTGACAAAGAAGAGCATCTGTACATTCTCATCAGTACCCCTGAGTCCCTGGCTGGCATACTGGGAAC GACCAAAGACACGCCCAAGCTGGGCCTCCTCTTAGTGATTCTGGGCATTATCTTCATGAATGGCAACCGTGCCAGTGAGG CTGTCCTTTGGGAGGCACTACGCAAGATGGGACTACGTCCTGG GGTCCGACATCCCCTCCTTGGTGATCTGAGAAAACTTCTGACTTACGAGTTTGTAAAGCAGAA ATACCTGGATTACAGACGAGTGCCCAACAGCAACCCTCCTGAGTATGAGTTCCTCTGGGGCCTCCGTTCCTACCATGAGACTAGCAAGATGAAAGTGCTGAGATTCATTGCAGAG GTTCAGAAGAGAGACCCTCGTGACTGGACTGCACAGTTCATGGAAGCTGCAGATGAAGCATTGGATGCTCTGGATGCTGCtgcagctgaggcagaggcccGTGCTGAAGCACGAACCCGCATGGGAATCGGAGATGAGGCTGTGTCTGGGCCCTGGAGCTGGGATGACATCGAGTTTGAGCTGCTGACCTGGGATGAGGAAGGAGATTTTGGAGATCCTTGGTCCAGAATCCCCTTTACCTTCTGGGCCCGATACCACCAGAATGCCCGCTCCCGATTTCCTCAGGCCTTTACTGGCCCCATTATTGGCCCCAGTGGTACCGCTACTGCCAACTTTGCCGCCAACTTCGGTGCCATTGGCTTCTTCTGGGTTGAGTAA